The following coding sequences lie in one Spinacia oleracea cultivar Varoflay chromosome 1, BTI_SOV_V1, whole genome shotgun sequence genomic window:
- the LOC110804419 gene encoding pyruvate dehydrogenase E1 component subunit alpha-3, chloroplastic encodes MSSAMAVPKIFHSINYSCNRSKEKPLFDPVKAVTQTSFLGSVNKLRISSNVPFSSASVSSSVVAVSEVVKERKPKSAVSASNLLITKEEGLVLYEDMILGRVFEDMCAQMYYRGKMFGFVHLYNGQEAISTGFIKLLTQKDSVVSTYRDHVHALSKGVPARNVMSELFGKATGCCRGQGGSMHMFSKEHNVLGGFAFIGEGIPVATGAAFTSKYKREVLKENCDDVTVAFFGDGTCNNGQFFECLNMAALWKLPIIFVVENNLWAIGMSHVRATSDPAIWKKGPAFGMPGVHVDGMDVLKVREVAKEAVDRARRGEGPTLVECETYRFRGHSLADPDELRDPAEKARYSTRDPIAALKKYLTENKLANEADLKAIEKKIDELVEEAVEFADESPAPHRSQLLENVFADPKGFGIGPDGKYRCEDPKFTEGTAQV; translated from the exons ATGTCTTCAGCTATGGCTGTCCCCAAAATCTTCCACTCCATTAATTATAGTTGTAATCGATCCAAAGAAAAACCCCTTTTCGATCCTGTTAAAGCTGTAACGCAAACATCTTTTCTTGGATCTGTCAATAAACTTCGCATTTCTTCAAATGTACCCTTTTCTTCTGCTTCTGTTTCGAGTTCTGTTGTTGCTGTTTCTGAGGTTGTCAAGGAGAGGAAGCCCAAATCTGCTGTTTCTGCTTCAAATCTG TTGATCACTAAAGAGGAAGGTCTTGTGCTATATGAGGACATGATTTTGGGTAGAGTGTTTGAGGATATGTGTGCCCAGATGTATTACAGGGGGAAAATGTTTGGATTTGTCCATTTATACAATGGGCAAGAGGCAATTTCAACTGGATTTATCAAGTTATTAACACAGAAAGACTCTGTTGTTAGTACTTACCGCGATCACGTTCATGCCCTTAGCAAGGGCGTCCCTGCTCGTAATGTGATGAGCGAGCTTTTTGGGAAAGCAACTGGTTGTTGCAGAGGGCAAGGAGGGTCTATGCACATGTTCTCCAAGGAACATAACGTTCTTGGTGGTTTCGCCTTCATTGGGGAAGGTATTCCTGTTGCCACGGGAGCTGCATTTACAAGCAAGTATAAGAGAGAGGTGTTGAAGGAGAATTGTGACGATGTGACAGTGGCGTTCTTTGGAGATGGGACTTGTAACAATGGGCAGTTCTTTGAGTGTTTGAACATGGCTGCATTATGGAAGCTTCCTATTATTTTCGTAGTGGAGAACAATTTGTGGGCGATTGGAATGTCCCATGTAAGGGCAACTTCTGATCCTGCGATTTGGAAGAAGGGCCCCGCTTTTGGTATGCCTGGAGTTCATGTGGATGGTATGGATGTTTTGAAGGTGAGGGAAGTGGCAAAGGAGGCTGTTGATAGGGCTAGGAGAGGAGAAGGTCCTACCTTGGTGGAATGTGAAACTTACAGGTTTAGAGGACACTCATTGGCTGACCCTGACGAGCTCCGTGACCCTG CTGAGAAAGCTCGCTACAGTACTAGAGATCCAATAGCAGCTTTGAAAAAGTACTTAACTGAGAACAAGTTGGCTAACGAAGCTGACCTGAAAGCCATTGAGAAGAAGATAGACGAACTAGTCGAGGAAGCTGTTGAGTTTGCAGATGAAAGCCCAGCTCCACACCGAAGCCAACTTCTCGAGAATGTGTTTGCCGATccaaagggttttggaatcggACCTGATGGTAAATACAGATGTGAAGATCCAAAGTTCACAGAGGGCACTGCCCAAGTCTAA